From the genome of Candidatus Thorarchaeota archaeon:
CGAGACTCCGACAGGAGTTGTCAGAATTGCAAAACGAGTCTGTGTGCTTGACTTCACTATCAACAACGACACGGTCGTGCGAGTAAGAGGAAGCCTACTGAGGGGTCGCTCAGAAGAGCGCTTGAAGAAGAGGCTCGGCAGGAGTGAGTGACAGTGTCAAAGGACAAGAAGAAGGTACGAAACATCGGGATTCCAAACATCAGCCCACCCGATAAGACGTGTGAAGACCCAAACTGCCCATTTCACGGGCACTTGCCAGTCAGGGGTCGGATGATGGAAGGAACCGTCACCAGCACAAGTATGTACAAGACCATCACAATCCAGACAGACTACTTCAGTCTTGTCAGGAAGTACTCTCGATTCGAGAGACGTAGGTCCAAGAAGCAGGCGCGTGTGCCCGACTGCCTTGATGTCAAGGTCGGTGACACTGTCAAGGTGATTGAGTGCAGACCCCTGAGCAAGACCGTGAGCAGAGTGGTCGTTTCTGTTTCACGCAAGTC
Proteins encoded in this window:
- a CDS encoding ribonuclease P protein subunit, with amino-acid sequence MITPQNLLNHEIVGLPVHIAQSNDSGLVSRRGSVVGETKETLLVETPTGVVRIAKRVCVLDFTINNDTVVRVRGSLLRGRSEERLKKRLGRSE
- a CDS encoding 30S ribosomal protein S17 is translated as MGIPNISPPDKTCEDPNCPFHGHLPVRGRMMEGTVTSTSMYKTITIQTDYFSLVRKYSRFERRRSKKQARVPDCLDVKVGDTVKVIECRPLSKTVSRVVVSVSRKSSAVQEAE